In the Gemmatimonadota bacterium genome, one interval contains:
- a CDS encoding PD40 domain-containing protein, producing the protein MSLLRRRAPSLVPLLALVAALGASLCAPLTAPLRAQDTTVAGVRIGLVYAGARPGVLVLPVDGTAGDSIRAILQRDFQHGDRIDVVALAPSAIPPFGNGTTAKPNYALFTRLGAAAILQVTPTSFGIQVAVHNAAKGVVERAKAFPLPAGALSADWRLALHAVADEIEQWITGVRGVAATRILYVSGGRVWQVDSDGANALAITSGGTAMSPVWHPKASHIAYMTMGPTGQQIVVREIGGATRVLPTRAGLNMTPTFAPDGYTLAYAHGGESGTDLYATNAFGTDPARRITVGRGSDNTQPSFSPDGRRLAFTSGRLGHPEVYISDADGTNADLLTRDYVDQPYRANPDWSPDGRLIAFEAQLGGRMQVMSISLRDRLVKRHTSEGANEQPSWAPDSRHVVFTSDRGGSRQLWVLDVESNTVRQLTRAPAGARFGAWSPPLLRTR; encoded by the coding sequence ATGTCACTGCTGCGCCGTCGTGCGCCTTCGCTCGTCCCTCTCCTGGCCCTCGTGGCCGCGCTCGGAGCCTCGCTCTGTGCGCCGCTCACCGCGCCACTTCGCGCGCAGGACACCACTGTCGCGGGCGTGCGCATCGGGCTGGTCTACGCCGGCGCGCGTCCCGGCGTCCTCGTGCTCCCGGTCGATGGCACGGCGGGCGATTCGATTCGCGCGATCCTGCAGCGCGATTTCCAGCACGGCGATCGCATCGACGTCGTTGCCCTCGCCCCCTCGGCGATCCCGCCGTTCGGCAACGGGACGACGGCGAAGCCAAACTACGCGTTGTTCACGCGCCTGGGCGCGGCGGCCATCCTGCAGGTCACGCCGACCTCGTTCGGCATCCAGGTCGCCGTGCATAACGCGGCCAAGGGGGTCGTCGAGCGCGCGAAGGCCTTTCCGCTGCCGGCCGGAGCGCTCTCCGCCGACTGGCGCCTCGCGCTGCACGCGGTAGCGGACGAAATCGAGCAGTGGATCACGGGCGTGCGCGGCGTCGCGGCCACGCGGATCCTGTACGTGAGTGGGGGGCGCGTCTGGCAGGTCGACAGCGACGGGGCCAATGCGCTCGCAATCACCTCGGGGGGGACGGCGATGTCGCCCGTCTGGCACCCCAAGGCATCGCACATTGCGTACATGACGATGGGGCCCACGGGGCAACAGATCGTGGTCCGCGAGATTGGCGGGGCGACGCGGGTCCTGCCGACGCGCGCGGGGCTCAACATGACGCCGACCTTCGCCCCCGACGGCTACACGCTCGCCTACGCGCATGGCGGGGAGTCGGGGACCGACCTGTACGCCACGAACGCCTTCGGCACCGACCCGGCCCGACGCATCACGGTGGGACGCGGGAGCGACAACACCCAGCCGAGCTTCTCGCCCGATGGGCGTCGCCTCGCCTTCACGTCCGGAAGGCTGGGCCATCCCGAGGTGTATATTTCCGACGCCGATGGGACCAACGCCGACCTGCTGACGCGCGACTATGTCGACCAGCCGTATCGCGCCAATCCCGACTGGTCGCCCGACGGACGTCTCATCGCCTTCGAGGCGCAGCTTGGCGGCCGCATGCAGGTGATGTCGATCTCCCTTCGAGACCGTCTCGTCAAGCGGCACACGAGCGAAGGGGCGAACGAACAGCCATCGTGGGCGCCGGATTCGCGCCACGTGGTCTTCACCTCCGATCGCGGGGGCTCGCGGCAGTTGTGGGTCCTCGATGTGGAATCGAACACCGTTCGACAGTTGACGCGCGCCCCTGCCGGGGCGCGATTTGGTGCGTGGTCACCGCCGCTGCTTCGTACTCGCTGA
- a CDS encoding MotA/TolQ/ExbB proton channel family protein, with protein MTWAPLAQMGGAVPTSAWDLLLSTDPVTKAVLGVLAVLSLVSWTIVLAKWREFGRVTRASRIFMDGFDKAKGLSDVAALARKGGASPFAHVLDRAERFMSDTRPAMAATTDRTARFSASQLEALRLVLDSQAEAERDTLAHYVPWLATIGSASPLIGLFGTVLGIIQSFVGIATSGSGSVASVAPGVAAALTATAAALAVAIPAVFAYNIFANRLNRIEGELEGFGSELIALLVREERI; from the coding sequence GTGACCTGGGCGCCCCTGGCGCAGATGGGGGGGGCGGTTCCCACCTCGGCGTGGGACCTCCTCCTCTCGACCGACCCGGTCACCAAGGCGGTCCTGGGGGTCCTCGCGGTGCTGTCGCTGGTGAGCTGGACGATCGTCCTGGCCAAGTGGCGCGAGTTCGGTCGCGTCACGCGTGCGTCGCGAATCTTCATGGACGGCTTCGACAAGGCCAAGGGGCTCTCCGACGTGGCGGCGCTCGCGCGCAAGGGCGGGGCGAGCCCGTTTGCCCATGTGCTGGATCGGGCGGAGCGCTTCATGTCCGACACGCGTCCGGCGATGGCGGCCACGACCGACCGCACGGCGCGTTTCAGCGCGTCGCAACTCGAGGCGTTGCGCCTGGTGCTCGACTCGCAGGCCGAGGCGGAGCGTGACACGCTGGCGCACTACGTCCCGTGGCTGGCGACGATCGGCTCGGCGTCGCCGCTGATCGGGCTGTTCGGGACGGTGCTCGGCATCATTCAGTCGTTTGTCGGCATCGCGACCAGTGGATCGGGCAGCGTGGCCTCGGTTGCCCCTGGTGTCGCCGCGGCCCTCACCGCCACGGCGGCGGCGCTCGCCGTCGCCATTCCCGCGGTCTTCGCGTACAACATCTTTGCCAATCGGCTGAATCGCATCGAAGGGGAACTCGAGGGATTCGGCTCGGAACTCATCGCCCTGCTGGTGCGCGAGGAGCGCATCTAG
- a CDS encoding single-stranded DNA-binding protein, translating to MSRSLNKVMLIGNLGKDPEIKSVGSGGRVAEFSLATTRTWNGPGGDRQEKTEWHRCVAWNARGPGGSGLADIIERYVRKGDRLYVEGSIEYRQWTDKEGQTRYTTEIRVRDMVMLSGKSGGEGGGGGGEYNGGGRSRSAAPDRARSSAGMAPPSGGGDDFEDFPNALETDEDDLPF from the coding sequence GTGAGTCGAAGCCTGAACAAGGTCATGTTGATCGGGAACCTCGGTAAGGATCCCGAGATCAAGTCGGTAGGGAGCGGCGGTCGCGTCGCGGAGTTCTCGCTGGCCACCACGCGCACGTGGAACGGTCCCGGCGGCGATCGGCAGGAGAAGACGGAGTGGCATCGCTGCGTGGCGTGGAACGCGCGCGGCCCCGGCGGCAGCGGGCTCGCCGACATCATCGAGCGCTACGTCCGCAAGGGCGATCGCCTGTACGTCGAGGGGAGCATCGAGTATCGCCAGTGGACCGACAAGGAAGGGCAGACGCGCTACACCACCGAGATCCGCGTGCGTGACATGGTCATGCTGAGCGGGAAGAGCGGTGGGGAAGGCGGCGGTGGCGGCGGTGAGTACAACGGCGGCGGGCGTTCGCGTTCCGCGGCCCCGGACCGCGCGCGGTCCTCCGCTGGGATGGCCCCGCCGTCCGGTGGCGGCGACGACTTCGAGGACTTCCCGAATGCCCTCGAGACGGATGAGGACGACCTCCCGTTCTGA
- a CDS encoding OmpA family protein, translating into MTRGSRVLALSVFALAAVSACRKKPETTPTPGAGPTPSPTCDQRCRDSIALREKRVADSIAAANAAAEKAAYERAIAATKAALAAPVYFEYDSDELSSDARATLDAKLPIFRANPSLRIRVAGHTDERGSDEYNLALGQRRAAAVKRYLSDQGIDGGRFEIVSFGEERPAVTDANEESWRMNRRAEFEIIAGGDALVAPK; encoded by the coding sequence ATGACTCGTGGATCTCGCGTACTCGCCCTGTCGGTCTTCGCCCTCGCCGCCGTCTCCGCTTGCCGCAAGAAGCCGGAGACGACGCCGACGCCTGGCGCTGGCCCGACGCCGTCCCCGACGTGCGACCAGCGTTGCCGCGACAGCATCGCCCTGCGTGAGAAGCGCGTGGCCGACTCCATCGCCGCGGCCAATGCGGCGGCCGAGAAGGCGGCGTACGAGCGCGCCATCGCGGCGACCAAGGCGGCGCTCGCCGCCCCGGTGTACTTCGAGTATGACTCGGACGAGCTCTCGAGCGACGCACGGGCGACGCTGGACGCGAAGCTGCCGATCTTCCGTGCCAACCCGTCGCTGCGCATCCGGGTGGCGGGCCACACCGACGAGCGCGGCTCGGACGAGTACAACCTCGCGTTAGGCCAGCGGCGTGCCGCGGCGGTCAAGCGCTACCTCTCCGACCAGGGGATCGACGGCGGGCGCTTCGAGATCGTCTCGTTCGGCGAGGAACGCCCGGCGGTGACGGACGCGAACGAGGAGTCCTGGCGCATGAACCGCCGCGCCGAGTTCGAGATCATCGCCGGCGGCGACGCCCTCGTCGCGCCCAAGTGA
- a CDS encoding biopolymer transporter ExbD codes for MARRRGERTPLNAEINVVSLIDVMMLLLVIFMITAPMMQGGVDVQLPKGEARALEPKSGLVVTIDRKGNVFVDETRMTFEEFSAAYTALSEQRGKRGVYLRADASVPYGVVARVLGVMVKAGTSGVGMVVEPEKP; via the coding sequence ATGGCGCGCCGACGGGGCGAGCGCACGCCGCTCAACGCCGAGATCAACGTGGTGAGCCTCATCGACGTGATGATGCTCCTCCTGGTGATCTTCATGATCACGGCGCCCATGATGCAGGGCGGCGTCGACGTGCAGCTGCCGAAGGGTGAGGCCCGCGCGCTCGAGCCCAAGAGCGGACTCGTGGTCACGATCGACCGGAAAGGGAACGTCTTCGTCGACGAGACGAGGATGACGTTCGAGGAATTCAGCGCGGCCTACACCGCGCTGTCGGAACAGCGCGGGAAGCGCGGCGTCTACCTGCGGGCCGACGCCTCCGTGCCGTACGGCGTGGTCGCCCGTGTCCTCGGCGTGATGGTCAAGGCCGGGACGAGTGGTGTGGGGATGGTGGTGGAGCCGGAGAAGCCGTGA
- a CDS encoding GDP-mannose 4,6-dehydratase, with translation MSRRALVSGGAGFIGSHVTELLLSRGYHVDIVDNLSSGKRENVPAGATLHVADIGSADAAALVRGGRYDVLCHLAAQIDVRKSVNDPMYDAGVNIVGTLNLLEAVRTSGHQTRVIFSSTGGAIYGDFVSVPTVESMPKDPQSPYGIAKLSVEYYMGYYARIHGLDTVALRYANVYGPRQDPHGEAGVVAIFCNRILKGEALTVFGEGLQTRDYVYAGDVARANLAAAEATLPAAAQVDVRAYNVGTGVETTVLDLAAALQGAAGSNVPVQHAPARLGEQQRSSVNIDKAARELGWRPEMTLAEGTRRTFEYFAAKARGGAA, from the coding sequence ATGAGCCGCCGCGCCCTCGTCTCCGGCGGTGCCGGCTTCATCGGCTCGCACGTCACCGAGCTGCTCCTCAGTCGCGGCTATCACGTCGACATCGTCGACAATCTCTCGTCAGGCAAGCGCGAGAACGTCCCGGCCGGTGCCACGTTGCACGTGGCGGACATCGGGTCGGCTGACGCGGCGGCGCTGGTGCGCGGCGGGCGCTACGACGTCCTCTGCCACCTCGCGGCGCAGATCGACGTGCGCAAGAGCGTGAACGACCCGATGTACGATGCCGGGGTCAACATCGTCGGGACGCTCAACCTGCTCGAGGCGGTGCGCACATCGGGACACCAGACGCGCGTCATCTTCTCGTCGACGGGCGGGGCGATCTACGGCGACTTCGTGAGCGTGCCCACGGTGGAGTCGATGCCCAAGGATCCGCAGTCGCCGTACGGGATCGCGAAGCTGTCGGTGGAGTACTACATGGGGTATTACGCGCGCATTCACGGGCTCGACACCGTGGCGCTGCGCTACGCGAACGTCTACGGTCCGCGCCAGGATCCGCACGGCGAGGCGGGGGTCGTGGCGATCTTCTGCAACCGCATCCTGAAGGGAGAGGCGCTCACGGTGTTCGGCGAGGGGCTGCAGACGCGCGACTACGTGTATGCCGGCGACGTGGCGCGCGCCAACCTGGCCGCCGCCGAGGCGACGCTCCCCGCCGCCGCGCAGGTCGACGTGCGAGCCTACAACGTGGGAACCGGCGTCGAGACGACGGTGCTCGACCTCGCCGCGGCGCTGCAGGGGGCCGCCGGCTCCAACGTTCCGGTGCAGCACGCCCCGGCGCGCCTGGGCGAACAGCAGCGCTCCTCGGTCAACATCGACAAGGCCGCGCGCGAACTGGGCTGGCGGCCCGAGATGACGCTCGCCGAAGGGACGCGACGCACGTTCGAGTACTTCGCGGCCAAGGCGCGCGGGGGCGCGGCGTGA
- a CDS encoding LysM peptidoglycan-binding domain-containing protein — MPSRRMRTTSRSDRMIGAWLATGALFAPVALHAQATRGATDSVRVASASSLQTRPATGGGAARTHVVAEGETLWSLATRYLGDGHRWEEIAALNRSVVASARALPAGTRLILPGDAADALPTKVSNGVAELPKEGGASLDEFYARFAGRTVFFGVQRSTAVLVPPPTLGLQSAGAGSEPSVVRAAPAAEGVKNAVGGTVAGAGGAKGGAPARAALRAVARRRYGRRARGRRASSARCPGRRGECGGARVAPVRSRVALGAEGRARAGGARVPRDLARRLHRGGRAGRPPLGGGARGPSGFGGAGERGGDRGQVRDDRGRRAPGRAAGGSGRPWRRIGGSRRRCERGGRRRDRRRGTAHPSAHGAGRCRCGARCSRRRPRDLLPRSRGERSRGDVGRGRAGNCDARLVARRERADRSAVAAGAGRGDPRPGCPSAPLRGAREVTLCAKLASHARRRRDVRLRRWGIPGAVCLAAGSSATDRSVARRHTRGAPAR, encoded by the coding sequence ATGCCCTCGAGACGGATGAGGACGACCTCCCGTTCTGATCGGATGATCGGTGCGTGGCTCGCGACGGGAGCGCTCTTCGCTCCCGTCGCGCTTCACGCCCAAGCGACGCGGGGCGCGACCGATTCCGTGCGCGTTGCCTCGGCGTCCTCGCTGCAGACTCGCCCGGCGACAGGGGGAGGCGCGGCACGCACGCACGTCGTCGCCGAAGGGGAGACACTCTGGAGCCTGGCGACGCGCTATCTGGGCGACGGGCATCGATGGGAGGAGATCGCGGCGCTCAACCGCTCCGTGGTCGCGAGCGCCCGCGCCCTTCCCGCCGGAACGCGCCTCATCCTCCCCGGCGACGCGGCAGATGCGCTCCCCACCAAAGTGTCGAACGGTGTCGCCGAACTCCCCAAGGAGGGCGGAGCCTCGCTCGACGAGTTCTACGCGCGCTTCGCCGGCCGGACGGTCTTCTTCGGCGTCCAGCGCTCGACCGCGGTATTGGTTCCGCCACCCACGCTGGGGCTTCAGTCGGCAGGCGCCGGGAGCGAACCCTCGGTGGTGCGAGCGGCGCCCGCGGCTGAAGGCGTCAAGAACGCCGTCGGAGGCACTGTCGCGGGGGCAGGGGGGGCGAAGGGGGGCGCTCCTGCGCGAGCGGCTCTCCGCGCCGTGGCTCGACGACGATACGGTCGAAGAGCGCGCGGGCGCCGTGCGTCGTCGGCTCGATGTCCCGGCCGTCGCGGGGAATGCGGGGGGGCGCGAGTTGCACCTGTACGATCGCGTGTCGCTCTCGGCGCCGAGGGACGAGCCCGCGCGGGAGGGGCGCGAGTACCTCGCGATCTCGCTCGGCGACTCCATCGCGGGGGTAGGGCGGGTCGTCCTCCCCTTGGGGGTGGTGCGCGTGGTCCGAGCGGATTCGGCGGCGCGGGGGAGCGAGGGGGTGATCGTGGCCAAGTTCGGGACGATCGAGGAAGGCGTGCGCCTGGTCGTGCCGCCGGCGGAAGTGGCCGACCGTGGCGTCGGATCGGCGGATCACGACGCCGGTGCGAGCGGGGCGGTCGTCGCCGTGATCGACGGCGCGGTACTGCCCACCCTTCAGCACATGGTGCTGGTCGATGTCGGTGCGGCGCGAGGTGTTCGCGCCGGCGACCGCGTGACCTTCTACCGCGATCTCGAGGCGAGAGATCGCGAGGCGACGTCGGGCGAGGTCGCGCAGGGAATTGTGATGCGCGTCTCGTTGCGCGGCGCGAGCGCGCTGATCGTTCGGCAGTCGCAGCCGGCGCTGGGCGAGGGGACCCCCGTCCGGGTTGCCCGTCCGCTCCCCTGAGGGGTGCCCGCGAGGTTACATTGTGCGCGAAGCTCGCGTCCCATGCACGCCGACGACGAGATGTTAGGCTACGGCGCTGGGGAATCCCCGGCGCCGTTTGTCTAGCCGCCGGGTCGTCGGCGACCGATCGGAGTGTCGCTCGCCGACACACGCGTGGTGCGCCGGCTCGATAG
- the tatC gene encoding twin-arginine translocase subunit TatC, translating into MADVGQQSEMPFLDHLEELRWRILRALVALIAGVVAAFSLLLRFDIILILERPILPYLSGNQLVYTHPADPFKITMSMAFALGAIFASPVLVWQIWGFLSPALYKHEKRVIIPVLIFGALLFLGGVSLAFFGIIPITLKMFYSIQTNSLTPMITAGAYFDFVVSLSLVLGAVFELPIAVLALTALGIVTPAFLNKFRRHATVICLVTSAFITPGQDPLSLLAIAIPLYLLYELSVVCSVFVYRRKQRREAARLAEAEGSGAVA; encoded by the coding sequence ATGGCAGACGTTGGACAGCAGTCGGAGATGCCGTTCCTCGATCACCTCGAGGAGCTGCGGTGGCGCATCCTGCGCGCGCTGGTGGCGCTCATCGCCGGCGTGGTCGCCGCCTTCTCGCTCCTGCTGCGGTTCGACATCATCCTGATCCTCGAGCGGCCGATCCTCCCGTACCTGAGCGGGAACCAGCTGGTGTATACGCACCCGGCGGATCCGTTCAAGATCACGATGAGCATGGCGTTCGCCCTGGGCGCCATCTTCGCGTCGCCCGTGCTCGTCTGGCAGATATGGGGATTCCTCTCGCCGGCGCTCTACAAGCACGAGAAGCGGGTCATCATCCCCGTCCTCATCTTCGGCGCCTTGCTTTTTCTGGGTGGGGTGTCGCTGGCGTTCTTCGGGATCATCCCGATCACGCTGAAGATGTTCTACAGCATCCAGACGAATTCGCTTACCCCGATGATCACGGCGGGGGCGTACTTCGACTTCGTGGTCTCCTTGTCGCTGGTGCTGGGGGCGGTGTTCGAGCTGCCGATCGCGGTGCTCGCGCTCACCGCGCTGGGGATCGTGACGCCGGCGTTCCTCAACAAGTTCCGCCGCCACGCCACGGTGATCTGCCTCGTGACGTCGGCCTTCATCACGCCGGGGCAGGATCCGCTGTCGCTCCTGGCGATCGCCATCCCGCTCTACCTGCTGTATGAGCTGAGCGTGGTGTGCTCGGTCTTCGTCTACCGTCGCAAGCAGCGGCGTGAAGCGGCGCGCCTCGCCGAGGCCGAGGGGTCGGGAGCGGTCGCGTGA
- the ybgF gene encoding tol-pal system protein YbgF — protein MSGRLVRAVAPLALVVTGGCFATRSDMRVLQGDILNFRTEAARADSARARQVAAVAAALGTVADSVRAASDRLARFQGDTRGDLRSIQQQLLQVQELTGQSQRRLQELRAEMEARPPQAVVPPVAPVPGDTAAAAPVQAAPGPNQLYQLAYDQLRRGSYSAARAGFEELLRLYPTSELAPDAQINIAESFAAEGTNSAADSAYAAVVAKYPRSTRAATALYKLALSMARQGKRPDARSAMDRVVREYPQSDEADLAREWLRTNR, from the coding sequence ATGTCCGGGCGGCTGGTGCGTGCCGTGGCGCCGCTGGCCCTCGTGGTCACGGGGGGCTGCTTCGCCACGCGCAGCGACATGCGGGTGCTCCAGGGCGACATCCTGAACTTTCGCACCGAAGCCGCCCGCGCCGATTCGGCCCGGGCGCGCCAGGTGGCGGCGGTGGCCGCGGCGTTAGGCACGGTGGCGGACTCGGTGCGGGCGGCGAGCGACCGGCTCGCCCGCTTCCAGGGCGACACGCGTGGCGACCTGCGCAGCATCCAGCAGCAGCTGCTGCAGGTGCAGGAGCTCACCGGCCAGAGCCAGCGCCGCCTGCAGGAGTTGCGGGCGGAGATGGAGGCTCGGCCGCCGCAGGCGGTGGTGCCGCCGGTCGCCCCGGTGCCGGGGGACACGGCCGCCGCTGCCCCGGTCCAGGCCGCCCCGGGGCCGAACCAATTGTACCAGCTGGCGTATGATCAACTGCGGCGCGGGAGCTATTCCGCGGCGCGCGCCGGCTTCGAGGAACTGCTCCGGCTCTATCCCACCTCGGAACTGGCCCCGGACGCCCAGATCAACATCGCCGAGTCGTTTGCGGCGGAAGGGACGAACAGCGCGGCCGATTCCGCCTACGCGGCGGTCGTCGCCAAGTATCCCCGCTCGACGCGCGCGGCAACGGCGCTGTACAAGCTGGCGCTCTCCATGGCGCGCCAGGGGAAGCGCCCCGATGCGCGGAGCGCGATGGATCGCGTGGTGCGCGAGTATCCGCAGTCGGACGAGGCTGATCTCGCCCGCGAGTGGCTGCGCACGAATCGATAG
- a CDS encoding TonB C-terminal domain-containing protein — translation MTTRTRRAGMGLPATVSLVLHLSLVVLAVVVARDKPLALPPVYQVDLIAAPPGPRAIGQVSEQAAAPAAETPPPKRAEAPDETPVPMKKAPRKPAPVKSTPVPNAKPGQTRNTPAPKAGGGAEGGRGTDVANVSVQGIPFPYPGYLENIVRQIALRFKPRAGQTLVAEVLFFIRRDGSMNGFQFRRRSGSYEFDLEAQGAVEAAARSGAFGPLPDGFRDDVLTVIFSFDPQLIR, via the coding sequence GTGACGACGCGCACCCGACGCGCGGGGATGGGGCTTCCCGCCACGGTCTCCCTGGTCCTGCACCTCTCACTGGTGGTGCTGGCGGTCGTCGTGGCCCGGGACAAGCCGCTGGCCCTTCCGCCCGTGTACCAGGTGGACCTGATCGCCGCACCACCCGGACCGCGGGCGATCGGGCAGGTGTCGGAACAGGCGGCGGCGCCGGCGGCGGAAACGCCGCCGCCCAAGCGCGCCGAGGCGCCTGACGAGACCCCGGTGCCGATGAAGAAGGCGCCGCGCAAGCCGGCCCCGGTCAAGTCGACGCCGGTGCCTAACGCCAAGCCCGGACAGACGCGCAACACGCCGGCCCCGAAGGCGGGCGGCGGGGCCGAGGGGGGGAGGGGGACCGACGTCGCGAACGTCAGCGTGCAAGGGATCCCGTTTCCCTATCCGGGTTATCTGGAGAACATCGTCCGCCAGATCGCCCTGCGCTTCAAGCCGCGCGCCGGACAGACGCTGGTGGCCGAAGTGCTCTTCTTCATCCGACGGGACGGCAGCATGAACGGCTTCCAGTTCCGTCGTCGGTCGGGATCGTACGAGTTCGACCTCGAGGCCCAGGGGGCGGTAGAGGCCGCGGCGCGCTCCGGCGCGTTCGGTCCGCTCCCGGATGGATTCAGGGACGATGTCCTGACGGTTATTTTCAGCTTCGATCCGCAACTCATCCGCTGA